The DNA window CTGCTCTTATCGGACGTTCTATCGAAGAAAATGGTCTGAGAAACCTCGACTCACTGTTTTTAGTCCAACTGCAAAGAGGTAAACAGCTCATATCACCGGTTGTGCCATCAGAAATTATTCAGGTTGGTGACAGATTGTTGTTCAGTGGAGATATTAAAAAAGTAACGTTACTGAACCATTTCTCAGGCCTTGAATCTTTCGCTAATCAAAATGGATTACCGCTGGACAATTTATCGGAAGTAATTGTTCGTCCTGACAGTTCACTGGTTGGCAAGACGCTAAAGCGAGTAGGGTTCAGGGCGTTGTTCGACGCCGCGGTAGTCGCGATAAAACGAGATGGCGAAAACATATCAGGAAAACTGGGTGAAGTAGTTCTGAAGCCCGGTGATAACCTCGTTCTCGCTGTCGGTGAAGACTTTAAATCCCGGCACAATATTAATAAGAATTTTTTCTTCGTTAGTGGTGTAGAGACTGAACGAACGTTAAATCGCTGGAAAGAGTGGCTGGCGGTTACGGGATTTTTGTTGGCCATTTTTCTTTCCGCGATAGAGGCCGTTTCATTATTTAAAGGCCTGTTACTATTTTTAGGTGTGTTGCTGTTAAGCGGCACTCTGAAACCCAATGAGATCCTGCACCGGTTACCGGTACAAATCTGGTTAATTATATCGTCTGCTATACTTCTTTCTTACGCACTCAACAATACAGATGCGACTGATCTCATTGATATGGTGATCAAAAAGTATCAGACCTTTTTTACTCCATTCATTGGGTTATGCGTTGTTTATATTTTAACGTGGTGGCTAACCGAGTTAGTTACAAATAACGCAGCAGCGGCATTAATGTTTCCTGTTGCTATGGGATTAGCTACCAGTCTGGGAGTTGAGCCTATCAGTTATGTTATGGCCGTGGCTTTCGGCGCGAGTGCCAGCTTTATCAGCCCTTACGGCTATCAGACCAACTTAATGGTCTACAACGCCGGACAGTATCAACTCACTGATTTTTTGAAGGTTGGGTTACCCATAAGTATTGTATTTGGCGTTATTACTGTATTTGGCTTAGCTATACTATATGGAGTTTGAGGGGGAAGAATATTCACTAAATGCGTTTACTCATTGCAGCTTTTATTCATTGCAGCTTTTCTTGATTGAAGAAAGTATGAAAGAAGCGAAATTTAACGAAGTTCTTATTGGAAAAGACAACAGATGGAATTGATAGGAATGAAAATTTCTCAAGAACGTATGACTCATTTGAAGCAATTAGAATCTGAGTCAATTCATATCATACGCGAAGTCGCAGCCGAATTTGATAATCCGGTAATGCTTTACTCGGTAGGTAAAGATTCTTCAGTGATGCTGCACTTAGCAAAAAAAGCTTTCGCTCCGGGCACACCGCCATTTCCTTTAATGCATATTGATACGACGTGGAAGTTTAAAGAAATGATCAAGTTCCGCG is part of the Vibrio sp. B1FLJ16 genome and encodes:
- a CDS encoding SLC13 family permease translates to MNIETYQSAYIVIGLFILTIVGLIKFQSRPEAVFGTLLLVLFSSGFVTNEQVVKSFANQGILTLVLLMVCSLALEKTKLLRLVANFVIKPSYRASWLNLFVFSSLSSAVLNNTAVVSAMLAPIRSNTHHSASKLLIPLSYSAILGGTLTLVGTSTNLIVNSMVVEAGMPALNFFDFTLIGSLLVLGCGITLFVFSKYLPDRPQQLKVIDDYFIDTKVVEGSALIGRSIEENGLRNLDSLFLVQLQRGKQLISPVVPSEIIQVGDRLLFSGDIKKVTLLNHFSGLESFANQNGLPLDNLSEVIVRPDSSLVGKTLKRVGFRALFDAAVVAIKRDGENISGKLGEVVLKPGDNLVLAVGEDFKSRHNINKNFFFVSGVETERTLNRWKEWLAVTGFLLAIFLSAIEAVSLFKGLLLFLGVLLLSGTLKPNEILHRLPVQIWLIISSAILLSYALNNTDATDLIDMVIKKYQTFFTPFIGLCVVYILTWWLTELVTNNAAAALMFPVAMGLATSLGVEPISYVMAVAFGASASFISPYGYQTNLMVYNAGQYQLTDFLKVGLPISIVFGVITVFGLAILYGV